The sequence below is a genomic window from Synechococcus sp. PCC 7335.
ACCCGCTAGGCTACCTCCGATCACAAGCTGGCCGTCGACGCCCCCGTTATAAGTGTTTGCTAGAGAAAGGCGGATATCGTCTAGGTTCACACGTAGCGGACGACTACTAGCTGCCGAGTCTTCTAGTAGCGGTGCGATCGATCCACCGTTCTTCCGCAAAGGCAGCGTTCCGGCAGCTGTCACCTGTCCTTGTCCAATTTGACCTTTCAGGGCATCTACAACGATCAGATCGCCTAAGAATCGAGCCTCGCCAGTGACCTCTATCAGCGGTTCTGGTAGGATCTGAGCGCTAAGTACCGCTTCTGAAAGTGAGGCAGACCCAGCAATCACCGGTTTGGCTAAGGTGCCATCTACCGTCAGATTCACCTCACCACTGCCTGATTCAAATGCGACTTGATCATTGAAGATATTCAGTAGCGCCAGCCCTTCGTTTTCGACACTAATATCAATATCTAGTTGATCAGTTGAAGGCTCGACACTCATAAAGTCGAATGCATAGGGAATTCGACCCGTTAGTAGCAGTGGCCGCTCTGGTGTAGAAGCGGTCAAAGTGCTTTGCAGACTGAGGATGGCATTTTGGTAAACAAAAGCGGCTGAGGCGGTCTCTAAAGGGGTGCCATTGATCTGCGCAGATGAGAGAGTTGCTCTACCTCTAAGCTGTGGGTTTGAAAGATCACCTCCAAGCGTAGCAGTAGCACTCGCTAGCCCTTCGATATCAAAAGGTAGCTCAAAAAGACTATCCAATATGCCAGCATCGATGTTGTTGGCGGTAGCTTGGAGATCGGATTTGAGTTCGGTGTCCTGACCGAACACAATTTGTCCCACTAGGTTGACAATGGCTTCGTCACCTGGACTTAGGATATCCGGACTCTCAGCTAGATTCTCAGCAGAAACGACCGAGGTAAATCGAACCGGCTGTAGCACTAAGAGATTTGGCGTCAGGCTGCCTACGGCAACGACATTATCAGCGCTGTAGTCATCTCCCCACCGCCAGTTTGTACCCACTAGGTCAAACCCTAGATCAAATTCACGACCGATGCCCTCTAGCTGAAAAGTTCCGGCAAAAGGACCTTCTAGTTCGCTTAGCGGTGGCAGTAGGTTACTTTCATTGGCGATCGCACTTTCTGCCTGGAGCTCTTGAATTTCGGCTAGCCGATTGAGCTGATCGTTGAGTTCAAACGGTTGAGCAGCGTCGGAATCATTAACGCTGACAGTATTGAGTAAGCGACCCAAATCAGCCTCAGAAATCGGATCGCTGAGCCAATCAGGTGAAGTCAAACCGCGATTAAAATCCTCTAAGCGATAAATCGAAGCGGCGCTCAAGAGACTATTGATGCTGCCTGCTTGGGTGGTAAGCGTAGCGCTGTAGACCGGCTCTGGTCCATTTAAGTTCAGCTCTCCAGCTAGCTGGTAAGTCGTATTATTTTCCGGGTTATTATCACCTTTGTTTAAGATGAGCTGGCCATTAGTGATCGTCGCTATGCTATTGGCATGGCTGACTTGTCCGACTAGCTGGCCGCCGGAGATGTAGCCAAGACCTAGCTGATCGATTCTGATATCGCCTTCAAGCGACTGAGTGACTAGATTGAAAGCTAGCTGGTTAGTTGAAAGCGTCCCCCGGAGCTGACCAATCTCAGCAATGCCATCAGTGGGAAAGTTGAGGGTTGCCAATGGAAAATCTTTTGCTGTTAGGGTGAGCACATCACCTTGGGTTTGGCCGCTAGCGGTTGCCCCTTTCCAGGCAACGGCAAAGTCAAAGCTAGGTGGACTATCTTGGCCTAGCAGTGGGCCTGTATTGACTAGGATGCTTTCGCCGCCACCCACGACATCTAAGGCTACGCCGGTCCTGGAGGCATAAGCAACTCGGCCTGTAAGGGGAGATTCGAAGGGCAAACTGTTGACGACGAGGTTGGTAAGGCTCACACGGCCCTCAACGGTGGGATCGGTAGGGCTGCCTGTGATGGTGCCGTCGAAGTCGGTGCGACCTTTGACGGCGAGGATAGAGGGTAGCTCGAAAGGCAGCTCGGCGATCGCATAGTCTCTAGCGTTCACCTGCAGATCTAGTCGCTCGATGCTAAACCCATTCTCAAAGTTGGGAGTAAGGGTGCCGCTAGCCCTAGCGCGATCCGAGTTTGCTTCGATCACCTGAATCTCCTCACCGTTCCAAGCGACCTGGGCCGTGAGCGGCTCACTAAAGCCGTTGAGTTGACGGCTGAAGCTAGCGAGTCCTTGAGAAAAGGCAATGTCCCCTTCAGCGGTAAGGGTATCTAATCCTAAGTTGTCTGTTGATCCACTGAGCGTGAACTGTCCGCTGACATCTCCACGCAGATCGGGTGAAAACGATCCTAGCTGCACACCTGATAGGGCCACATCACTTTCAAAAAAACCATTGGTAAGGGTGCCAGCGCCGCTGAGCGTACCGCCGCCTACCGCAAAAACCGTATTGCGAAAAACTAGATCTGTCCCTCGAATGTCGATCGTGCCTGATCCAGCATATTCAGCATTCGGTGCGTCCCATTCTACCGTGGTATCCACTGCCCCATCGCGGCCTACCACGGTGGTATCAGTTGACACTCGCCCGATCTGAAAATTGGTCTCTACACCGTAAAGAGAAGCGATCGCATTGGCGGGTAAATTGCGCCCGGCAAATTGAAAGGAGAAGGGTGAGCCTTTTCCTAAGAAGACCTCACCCGTACCTTGTAACGAGCCGCCGACGCTCGGCGTGGCGAAAATATCATTGAGATAAAGATCTTGACCCTGTAGCTGAAATCCAGTAGAGGCCGTGTCAAAGACAACTTCATCGACCATAACTTGGCTAGTTGAGGTTGCTAGCCCTGTAAATACAGGCTTGTCTAATGAGCCATCGACTCTGGCAACTGCCTCAAACACACCCGCAGCAGGGACGGGCAAATCTAAATCAACAGTCTCGACAAACTCTGCGACCGTCACATCTTTTGTCTGAGCTGCTAGGTCGTAATAGCCCTCATTGAAATTAATCTGTCCTTCGGCGATCGCATCAATCAGGCCATAGTCAGCCGAGACTCGATCAATTACCCACACATTGTCTTTGAACTGGGTCTGTCCGTTGATGTTCTCTACTGGCAGCGGCAAAATGCTAGTTGCCAGCTCGCCCTCTTTGACACTGACTGTACCGGAATACTCAACGTCCGCCTGCGGTCGAAAGTTTAGATCTAGAGTGCCACTCACATCACCCGCGTTAATTCCCACGGTGTTGGTTTGCAGCTTTAAGGTAGAGAGCGTAAAGCTAAGTATGTCTGAGAGCGGAGCCTCGTCCGCTTGCACCACTAAATTGGTCGCAAAAGCGAGCGCTGTGTCCTCGGCTGAATCGACAACGTCCGCCTGGTCGGTTGCATCCTCACTGAGCAGCTCATCAACCACTTCCTCGTTGGGTTCATCATCGCTATCATCTAGCTGATCGTCCTCGTCCGTGAGGCTTTCAATGACCACCGGAGCAATCATGGGTTGGACCTCCCCTTTAAGCCCGATGCTGCCACCCTTAATAGGATCGCCGTCTGCCTCAAATCGAACGGCAAAAACGTCTTTGCCAGCAATCTCTACTTCATCGAGTGCTAGCTGCCCTGATACGTTTTCTAGAAAGATGGGTTCAGGTTCTTCATTCGGAACAGGCAACGGTACTAAGGTCAGCTGAGACTCTTCAAGATAGACTTCATCGAGGCGAATTTTAAATCGACTTTCTGGCCTCTCTTCTTTTTGAGGAAAAACATAGTTAAGCCAACCTCTTTCGAGATCTTGAGCTAGGTAGCCCTCTGCATCAACCACTATCAGATCTAGGCTCAGCTCAAAAGTAAGCAGCGTTTTGAGCAGGTCGAATTCGACAATGACGCTCTCGGCATCTAGTGTCGTAGGGTCTAAGGCTGAAGCGCTGACTGTAGAAGGCCCCACGCGAATGCTGCCAATGCCTACTTGTTCAACTTCGCCTAGCGCGACTGGACGCTCTAGGTAGTTAGTCAAGATCCTTGAAATCAAAGGAGAGAGGTCTTTATGAATATACAGCCAGCCCCAAATGGCTAGACTTAGGCCAACTGCG
It includes:
- a CDS encoding translocation/assembly module TamB domain-containing protein, which translates into the protein MPQIDPPDSHLEQPENPSDGRLPRRFSWFWLGAFTGSVIGAVGLSLAIWGWLYIHKDLSPLISRILTNYLERPVALGEVEQVGIGSIRVGPSTVSASALDPTTLDAESVIVEFDLLKTLLTFELSLDLIVVDAEGYLAQDLERGWLNYVFPQKEERPESRFKIRLDEVYLEESQLTLVPLPVPNEEPEPIFLENVSGQLALDEVEIAGKDVFAVRFEADGDPIKGGSIGLKGEVQPMIAPVVIESLTDEDDQLDDSDDEPNEEVVDELLSEDATDQADVVDSAEDTALAFATNLVVQADEAPLSDILSFTLSTLKLQTNTVGINAGDVSGTLDLNFRPQADVEYSGTVSVKEGELATSILPLPVENINGQTQFKDNVWVIDRVSADYGLIDAIAEGQINFNEGYYDLAAQTKDVTVAEFVETVDLDLPVPAAGVFEAVARVDGSLDKPVFTGLATSTSQVMVDEVVFDTASTGFQLQGQDLYLNDIFATPSVGGSLQGTGEVFLGKGSPFSFQFAGRNLPANAIASLYGVETNFQIGRVSTDTTVVGRDGAVDTTVEWDAPNAEYAGSGTIDIRGTDLVFRNTVFAVGGGTLSGAGTLTNGFFESDVALSGVQLGSFSPDLRGDVSGQFTLSGSTDNLGLDTLTAEGDIAFSQGLASFSRQLNGFSEPLTAQVAWNGEEIQVIEANSDRARASGTLTPNFENGFSIERLDLQVNARDYAIAELPFELPSILAVKGRTDFDGTITGSPTDPTVEGRVSLTNLVVNSLPFESPLTGRVAYASRTGVALDVVGGGESILVNTGPLLGQDSPPSFDFAVAWKGATASGQTQGDVLTLTAKDFPLATLNFPTDGIAEIGQLRGTLSTNQLAFNLVTQSLEGDIRIDQLGLGYISGGQLVGQVSHANSIATITNGQLILNKGDNNPENNTTYQLAGELNLNGPEPVYSATLTTQAGSINSLLSAASIYRLEDFNRGLTSPDWLSDPISEADLGRLLNTVSVNDSDAAQPFELNDQLNRLAEIQELQAESAIANESNLLPPLSELEGPFAGTFQLEGIGREFDLGFDLVGTNWRWGDDYSADNVVAVGSLTPNLLVLQPVRFTSVVSAENLAESPDILSPGDEAIVNLVGQIVFGQDTELKSDLQATANNIDAGILDSLFELPFDIEGLASATATLGGDLSNPQLRGRATLSSAQINGTPLETASAAFVYQNAILSLQSTLTASTPERPLLLTGRIPYAFDFMSVEPSTDQLDIDISVENEGLALLNIFNDQVAFESGSGEVNLTVDGTLAKPVIAGSASLSEAVLSAQILPEPLIEVTGEARFLGDLIVVDALKGQIGQGQVTAAGTLPLRKNGGSIAPLLEDSAASSRPLRVNLDDIRLSLANTYNGGVDGQLVIGGSLAGGTEIGGQVLLSDGRILLPNGDEPETVAEADAEAELAEDRSDSEFELPTQRPIPRTPGTVSLANNRRSPTFRNLQLTLGDSIQITQGTLLNFIADGTIVLDGALTALSPQGTISLRSGRVNLFTTLFRLNGDDNTATFTPETGLQNPDLDVSLRASVSEVNRTAPIASSPFARSEIVDDTNPGFESTGSLRTIRVRADVEGPANRIFENLELSSTPPRSQTELLGLIGSGVVTALESTVGSLSGGGDSFSGLINLVGGALLNNVQDFVVGPLNLSEFRLFPVTAASRTLSEEDNDTGIDLAAEVGFDVTDDFSLSIAKILTDSTNPEFGLNYRLSDSFTVRSNTNLDDINQVFLEYRIRF